A genomic window from Providencia alcalifaciens includes:
- the hemN gene encoding oxygen-independent coproporphyrinogen III oxidase gives MSEQNIVWDLSLIQKYNYSGPRYTSYPTALEFNQDYNEQAFVEATQRYPDRPLSLYVHIPFCHKLCYFCGCNKLVTRQKHKADEYLHVIEKEIIQRAELLKNRTVTQMHWGGGTPTYLDKTQVSHLVGLLKKHFHFAPDAEMSIEVDPREIELDMIDHLRSEGFNRLSMGVQDFNKEVQVLVNREQDEEFIFALIKRAKETGFTSTSIDLIYGLPKQTPESFAFTLKKVAELAPDRLSVFNYAHLPNLFAAQRKIKDEDLPTAEQKLDILQDTIATLTSGGYQFIGMDHFARPEDELAVAQREGILHRNFQGYTTQGDCDLLGLGVSAISMLGDNYAQNQKDLKTYYAQVEEKGHALWRGLVLTDDDCLRRDVIKTLICNFQLSFAQIESLYPIDFKTYFKEDLELLKPMAEDGLVEVSETGIKVTPRGRLLIRNVCMCFDVYLRSQMRQRQFSRVI, from the coding sequence ATGTCAGAGCAAAATATTGTTTGGGATCTCTCTCTCATCCAGAAATATAACTATTCAGGTCCACGTTATACCTCTTATCCAACAGCCTTAGAGTTCAATCAAGATTACAACGAACAGGCTTTTGTTGAGGCAACCCAACGTTATCCTGACCGTCCTTTGTCTCTGTATGTGCATATCCCGTTTTGCCACAAACTGTGCTATTTCTGCGGCTGTAATAAGCTCGTCACTCGCCAAAAACATAAAGCGGATGAGTATTTACACGTCATTGAAAAAGAAATTATCCAGCGTGCTGAGTTACTTAAAAACCGTACCGTGACTCAAATGCACTGGGGCGGCGGTACACCAACGTATCTAGACAAGACCCAAGTGAGTCATTTAGTTGGCTTGCTGAAAAAACATTTTCATTTTGCGCCGGATGCTGAGATGTCCATCGAAGTGGATCCACGTGAAATCGAACTCGACATGATTGACCACCTGCGCAGCGAAGGCTTTAACCGCCTAAGTATGGGTGTTCAAGACTTTAATAAAGAAGTGCAAGTTCTGGTTAACCGCGAGCAAGATGAAGAGTTTATTTTCGCGCTAATTAAACGCGCCAAAGAGACTGGCTTCACTTCAACCAGTATCGACCTGATTTACGGTTTACCAAAACAGACCCCTGAAAGCTTCGCGTTTACGTTGAAAAAAGTGGCGGAGCTAGCACCCGATCGTTTAAGCGTTTTCAACTACGCTCATTTGCCGAATTTATTTGCGGCGCAGCGTAAAATCAAAGATGAAGACCTGCCAACGGCGGAGCAAAAACTGGATATTCTGCAAGATACTATCGCAACACTGACATCCGGCGGCTATCAATTTATCGGTATGGATCACTTTGCTCGCCCAGAAGATGAACTAGCAGTAGCGCAGCGAGAAGGGATTTTACATCGTAATTTCCAAGGTTATACCACCCAAGGGGATTGTGATTTATTAGGATTAGGGGTATCGGCGATCAGCATGCTCGGCGATAACTACGCCCAAAATCAGAAAGATTTAAAAACCTACTACGCCCAAGTAGAAGAAAAAGGCCATGCTCTATGGCGTGGCTTGGTGCTAACTGATGACGACTGCCTACGCCGTGACGTAATCAAAACGCTGATCTGTAACTTCCAACTGAGCTTTGCGCAAATTGAATCGCTCTATCCAATTGACTTCAAAACCTATTTCAAAGAAGACCTAGAACTGCTCAAACCAATGGCAGAAGATGGGCTGGTGGAAGTCAGTGAAACGGGGATAAAAGTCACGCCGCGCGGGCGTTTGTTGATCCGCAATGTGTGTATGTGTTTTGATGTTTATCTTAGAAGTCAGATGAGGCAGCGCCAATTCTCCCGCGTCATCTGA
- a CDS encoding fimbrial protein: MKKQVIASLIATSTLLISANSFSKDGDINFTGEITDNACQLATGSDAIQVNLGKVSKTSLPSTGSTAAATKFSIQLANCPAAVTTATVKFDGVSYDGDSNVLQLTNAGTSGIAKGVGIQIQDIKGLTVPLYTASSQYALKETVVNNLDFTARYIAMSDAVSSGLANSTATFTINYN, encoded by the coding sequence ATGAAAAAACAGGTTATTGCATCTTTAATTGCAACTAGCACCTTATTAATTTCTGCCAATAGTTTTTCAAAAGATGGCGATATTAATTTCACCGGTGAAATTACAGATAACGCTTGCCAATTAGCAACAGGCTCAGATGCTATTCAAGTTAACTTAGGCAAAGTATCTAAAACATCATTACCAAGTACAGGCAGCACTGCCGCTGCAACTAAATTTTCCATTCAATTAGCAAACTGTCCGGCTGCAGTGACTACTGCTACCGTAAAATTTGATGGCGTCTCTTATGATGGTGACAGTAATGTTCTGCAATTAACCAATGCAGGTACATCTGGTATTGCTAAAGGCGTTGGTATCCAGATTCAAGATATTAAAGGGCTCACCGTTCCTTTATATACAGCATCCAGCCAATATGCGCTTAAAGAAACGGTTGTAAATAATTTAGATTTTACCGCACGTTATATTGCTATGTCTGATGCTGTTAGTTCTGGTTTAGCAAATTCAACAGCAACATTCACAATTAATTATAACTAG
- a CDS encoding fimbria/pilus outer membrane usher protein: MKINNICLSLFIALGYIATSSAEPETYFDPEFLELPNKESVNLEQFERNEQLPGQYYVDIYINKSLIGSKNIRFFTNKNNELEPCLTLSDLKDVGVKVREYPELQIAGNQCINLSTIPDAKSEFEFGSQRLYLSIPQIALNMNPRGYVDLAAIDDGVNALLLNYSYNGSRNTDRKNDKNSSNSNYVNLRPGLNIGPWRLRNYTTWQSNDRQRNKWDTVYTYLSRNINAIKSQLILGDSTSPSNIFDSVPFRGVQLATDDDMNPESLRGYAPVVRGIARSNAQITIRQNGYTIYQTDVAAGPFEINDLYPTGGSGDLHVTIKEANGSEQYQIIPFASLPVLQREGYLSYSVTGGQYRSYDSNVDKKTFAQFALTYGLPWGITLFGGSQVSDKYQAYSIGSGQNLGRFGALSIDVTHASSTLSNGEKESGQSYRFRYNKNLNDIGTNIALAGYRYSTKGFYSLAEVFDGYRKETFTALYERRRNRGEITLSQSLGEGWGTLSVGFVSEDYWNSDRKTQSTTIGYNNSWHDISYGVNYSYNKNTNPNRYDGRNKDNDHQFAFTVSVPFSVFDSTFYYNLNGTNSSSNGSSGSMGISATQLDNRLNWSAQQNFSTRNSGTSGNLNASYRGQYGEVSGGTGYSTNNYNLYYGASGSVVAHSGGVVLGQQLGETVALVEIPDAANVPILNQTGIQTNGQGYALVPYITAYRSNGIQIDTSKLPDNTEMELTTQNVAPSRGAIVKASFNANVGYRAIMVITFADGKPVPFGAQAIFKDNGQLNGLVGNDGELYLSGLTESGHFIIQYNDKQQCQVDYNLTGVSNYMGLYKIKTICR, from the coding sequence ATGAAAATAAATAACATATGCCTTAGCCTATTTATTGCTTTAGGCTATATTGCAACGAGCTCAGCTGAGCCAGAAACCTATTTTGATCCGGAGTTCCTTGAGCTCCCCAATAAAGAATCAGTGAACTTAGAACAATTTGAACGTAATGAGCAACTACCAGGGCAATACTATGTCGATATTTATATTAATAAGAGCTTAATTGGCTCAAAAAACATACGCTTTTTTACCAATAAAAATAATGAACTCGAGCCTTGTTTAACGCTATCAGATCTAAAAGATGTGGGTGTTAAAGTTAGAGAATACCCTGAGTTACAAATAGCGGGTAACCAATGCATTAATTTATCTACAATTCCTGATGCAAAAAGCGAGTTTGAATTTGGCTCTCAGCGCCTCTATTTAAGCATTCCGCAGATTGCGTTAAACATGAATCCACGTGGCTATGTGGATCTGGCAGCGATCGATGATGGTGTGAATGCTCTATTACTTAATTACAGTTATAACGGCTCACGCAATACCGATCGCAAAAACGATAAAAATAGTAGTAATTCTAACTATGTCAATCTGCGCCCGGGTTTAAATATTGGGCCATGGCGTCTGCGTAACTACACCACGTGGCAAAGTAACGACAGGCAGCGTAATAAATGGGATACGGTATATACCTATTTAAGCCGTAATATCAATGCAATAAAAAGCCAGCTGATACTTGGGGACAGTACTTCACCCTCAAATATTTTTGACAGTGTGCCATTTCGTGGGGTCCAGCTTGCCACGGATGATGATATGAACCCTGAAAGCTTGCGCGGATATGCCCCCGTGGTACGCGGTATCGCCCGCAGTAATGCGCAGATCACTATTCGTCAAAACGGTTACACCATTTACCAAACGGATGTAGCAGCAGGCCCATTTGAAATTAATGATCTCTACCCTACTGGGGGGAGCGGAGACTTACACGTTACGATAAAAGAAGCCAACGGCAGTGAACAGTATCAAATTATCCCCTTTGCTTCTTTACCTGTATTGCAGCGTGAAGGCTATCTGTCGTATAGCGTAACGGGTGGGCAATATCGTAGCTATGACAGTAACGTAGATAAAAAAACCTTTGCGCAATTTGCACTCACTTACGGGCTGCCTTGGGGAATAACTCTGTTTGGTGGTAGCCAAGTTAGTGATAAATATCAGGCTTATTCTATTGGCTCAGGGCAAAATTTAGGGCGTTTCGGAGCGCTATCAATTGATGTGACTCACGCAAGCTCTACGCTAAGCAACGGAGAAAAAGAAAGCGGACAATCCTACCGTTTTCGCTATAACAAAAACCTGAATGATATTGGTACAAATATCGCCCTTGCAGGCTATCGTTACTCCACAAAAGGTTTTTATAGCTTAGCGGAAGTCTTTGATGGTTATAGAAAAGAAACCTTTACTGCGCTATATGAGCGCCGCCGTAACCGCGGAGAAATTACCCTTAGCCAAAGTCTAGGCGAAGGCTGGGGCACCTTATCCGTTGGCTTTGTAAGTGAAGATTATTGGAATAGTGATCGTAAAACTCAGTCCACAACTATTGGCTATAACAATAGCTGGCACGATATTAGCTACGGGGTGAATTATAGCTATAACAAAAATACCAACCCAAATCGCTACGATGGACGTAATAAAGATAATGACCACCAATTTGCCTTTACCGTGAGCGTGCCATTCAGCGTGTTTGACAGCACCTTCTATTACAACCTCAACGGTACAAACAGTAGTAGTAATGGATCTTCGGGCAGCATGGGAATTTCGGCAACGCAATTGGATAACCGTTTGAATTGGAGTGCTCAGCAGAATTTTTCAACTCGAAACTCAGGGACTTCCGGTAATTTAAATGCCAGCTACCGTGGGCAGTACGGAGAAGTTTCAGGCGGTACGGGTTACAGCACTAATAATTACAATCTTTACTATGGTGCTAGCGGCAGTGTAGTCGCTCATTCAGGTGGCGTAGTACTTGGTCAACAGCTTGGTGAAACTGTTGCCTTGGTGGAAATTCCTGATGCAGCTAACGTGCCGATTTTGAACCAAACAGGTATTCAAACTAACGGGCAAGGCTATGCCTTAGTACCTTATATCACCGCTTATCGCAGTAACGGAATTCAAATTGATACCAGTAAGCTGCCAGATAATACCGAGATGGAGCTCACTACGCAAAATGTAGCACCAAGCCGTGGAGCGATTGTGAAAGCCAGCTTCAATGCCAATGTGGGGTATCGCGCCATTATGGTAATTACCTTTGCTGACGGTAAACCAGTTCCATTTGGTGCACAAGCCATCTTTAAAGATAACGGTCAATTAAATGGTTTAGTCGGTAATGATGGCGAATTATATTTATCCGGCTTAACTGAAAGCGGTCATTTTATTATTCAATATAACGATAAACAACAGTGTCAGGTTGATTATAATCTAACCGGTGTTTCGAATTATATGGGTTTATATAAAATTAAAACAATTTGCAGATAA
- a CDS encoding helix-turn-helix domain-containing protein, whose protein sequence is MAKYYTVSRIIGRKITYYRKMSGMSLYDIARIINVSEQQQSRYERGINRINLDRLNQYAEIFNINLINFFNISECESENIKKYINRPSDNDNNEK, encoded by the coding sequence ATGGCTAAATATTATACCGTATCACGAATTATTGGCAGAAAAATTACCTATTATAGAAAAATGAGTGGTATGTCACTCTATGATATAGCCAGAATAATCAATGTCAGTGAACAACAACAATCTCGCTATGAACGTGGAATCAATCGTATTAATTTAGACCGCCTTAATCAGTATGCTGAAATATTCAATATTAATTTGATTAATTTTTTTAACATTAGTGAATGTGAATCTGAAAATATTAAAAAATACATTAATAGACCATCAGATAATGACAATAACGAAAAATAA
- a CDS encoding fimbrial biogenesis chaperone translates to MKSITVFFIFFFILLNTANAGVIIGGTRVIYPEGKKDVSISVENPDNIPYLIQSWIENANEGKQTDFTITPPLFRLNQEKTNTLRVFLTQNTLPKDRESLFWLNIKTIPATEKKSENSLKIAFKTQMKLIYRPESLANVDFNEEQKKLKWSKNSESITVKNPTPYYMNFQTIQFNGKSAENISYVAPFSEKTFNINRSESHGTITWEVINDYGSANNLAEIKI, encoded by the coding sequence ATGAAATCAATAACCGTTTTTTTTATCTTTTTTTTCATACTTCTCAATACTGCTAATGCGGGTGTCATTATTGGTGGTACACGCGTAATTTATCCTGAAGGAAAAAAAGACGTGAGTATTAGTGTGGAAAATCCAGATAATATTCCTTATCTAATTCAGTCATGGATTGAAAATGCCAATGAAGGCAAGCAAACGGACTTTACTATTACGCCACCACTTTTTCGTTTAAACCAAGAAAAAACCAATACTCTACGTGTTTTTTTAACTCAAAATACACTACCTAAAGATAGAGAGTCTTTATTTTGGTTAAATATAAAAACAATTCCAGCTACAGAAAAAAAATCTGAAAACTCATTAAAAATTGCATTTAAAACACAGATGAAATTAATTTATCGACCTGAATCATTAGCCAATGTTGATTTTAATGAGGAACAGAAAAAGCTTAAATGGTCGAAAAATAGTGAATCAATTACTGTCAAAAATCCAACACCTTATTATATGAATTTTCAAACCATTCAGTTCAATGGCAAGAGCGCAGAGAATATTTCTTATGTTGCTCCATTTTCTGAAAAAACATTTAATATTAATCGTTCTGAATCACATGGCACCATTACATGGGAAGTGATTAATGATTATGGCTCAGCTAATAATCTAGCGGAAATAAAAATATAG
- a CDS encoding helix-turn-helix domain-containing protein — translation MNKGYPISTIVGSKIIYYRKMNGVTLRDLANTIGVSEQQQSRYERGINRINLERLGQYANYFNIDIQALLDINHK, via the coding sequence ATGAATAAAGGCTATCCCATATCTACAATAGTCGGTAGTAAAATTATTTATTATCGAAAAATGAACGGAGTCACATTAAGGGACCTTGCTAACACTATAGGTGTTAGTGAACAACAACAGTCACGTTATGAAAGGGGGATAAATAGAATTAATTTAGAACGATTAGGACAATATGCAAATTATTTTAATATTGATATTCAAGCCTTATTAGACATCAATCATAAATAA
- a CDS encoding LysR family transcriptional regulator, with translation MAENARYRLPLNALRAFEASARHLSFTRAGMELNVTQAAVSQQVRALEEQLGLELFIRLPRGLALTDEGLALLPVVSRSFDQIESLLQQFDDGHYHEVLNVSVVGTFAVGWLLPRLSRFSDLYPYIDLRIMTHNNVVNLAGEGADFAIRFGEGLWPLVENTPLFSAPHTVLCAEKVAHKLKHPIDLKNFPLMRSYRKDEWEKWFLAANVEPWRVKGPVFDSSRLMVEAALLMEGVAIAPSCMFEQELRAGDLVQPFDISVALGGYWLSRLKSKPMTPAMTIFQQWLLEESKSGST, from the coding sequence ATGGCTGAGAACGCTCGCTACCGTTTACCACTCAATGCACTCAGAGCCTTTGAGGCATCTGCACGCCACCTCAGCTTTACTCGAGCGGGTATGGAATTAAATGTCACTCAGGCAGCGGTAAGCCAGCAAGTTCGTGCGCTGGAAGAACAATTAGGCTTAGAGCTATTTATTCGTTTGCCAAGAGGACTGGCACTGACCGATGAAGGGTTGGCATTATTGCCTGTCGTTAGCCGATCTTTCGACCAAATCGAATCATTATTGCAGCAATTCGATGATGGTCATTATCATGAAGTCCTGAATGTTTCTGTGGTGGGTACCTTTGCGGTGGGCTGGTTATTACCGCGTTTATCACGTTTTTCCGATCTTTATCCTTATATTGATTTGCGTATTATGACCCACAATAACGTGGTGAACTTAGCCGGGGAAGGGGCTGATTTTGCGATCCGTTTTGGGGAAGGGCTTTGGCCATTAGTGGAAAATACCCCGCTGTTTTCTGCGCCACATACGGTGCTTTGTGCCGAAAAGGTAGCTCATAAACTTAAGCATCCTATTGATTTAAAAAATTTTCCTTTGATGCGCTCTTATCGTAAAGATGAATGGGAAAAATGGTTTTTAGCCGCGAATGTGGAACCGTGGCGTGTGAAAGGACCTGTTTTTGATTCTTCCCGGTTAATGGTGGAAGCGGCTTTATTAATGGAAGGAGTCGCCATTGCGCCAAGTTGCATGTTTGAGCAGGAACTCAGAGCCGGGGATTTGGTGCAGCCGTTTGATATTTCCGTGGCCCTCGGCGGTTATTGGCTGAGTCGATTAAAATCCAAACCGATGACGCCTGCGATGACGATTTTCCAACAATGGTTACTCGAGGAATCAAAAAGTGGGAGCACATAA
- the ampC gene encoding class C beta-lactamase — protein sequence MKNLFRRGRLLVALSLAFTSLSSAALTQSDVDSIIKPLMKQQQIPGMSVAISVDGEHFIYHYGVQSKQTQMPISNNTLYEIGSLSKTFTATLATYAQGQGKLDFAQTVSHYLPELKNSAFDKVTVMNLATHTSGLSLFVPDAVTNRAELIHYYQQWSPVKPIGEYRSYSNLGVGLLGMITAKQLNQSFPDAMEKMMLPALGMKHTYLQVPQNQQKNYAQGYNKQHQPVRVTPQILDNEAYGLKSNAKDLIHFLDINMQLADVAKPWQEAVEDTHTGMYMTDSFVQDLMWESYPWPVSLTQLQQGNRDDMALKPQKVDAIQPPMPPESRALYNKTGSTGGFATYAVFIPEEKIAVVLLSNQWYPIPERINTAYQLIEKVKH from the coding sequence ATGAAAAATCTTTTTCGTCGCGGACGGCTGCTTGTCGCCCTGAGTTTGGCATTTACCTCATTATCTAGCGCGGCATTAACGCAATCGGATGTGGACAGCATTATTAAACCGTTGATGAAACAGCAGCAAATTCCGGGGATGTCCGTTGCCATTTCAGTGGATGGAGAACATTTTATTTATCATTATGGTGTACAGTCCAAACAAACTCAGATGCCAATAAGCAACAATACGTTGTACGAAATTGGTTCTTTATCAAAGACTTTTACTGCGACACTTGCCACCTATGCTCAAGGACAAGGTAAGTTAGATTTTGCGCAAACTGTCAGCCATTATTTACCTGAATTAAAAAATAGCGCATTTGATAAAGTGACAGTGATGAATTTAGCCACTCACACTTCTGGCTTATCGTTGTTCGTGCCGGATGCAGTGACTAACCGCGCGGAGCTAATCCATTATTATCAGCAGTGGTCCCCTGTAAAACCTATCGGTGAGTACCGCTCTTACTCCAATCTTGGTGTGGGTTTATTAGGCATGATTACCGCTAAGCAACTTAATCAGTCATTCCCTGATGCGATGGAAAAGATGATGTTGCCGGCTTTGGGCATGAAACATACCTATTTACAGGTACCGCAAAATCAGCAAAAAAATTATGCTCAAGGGTATAACAAGCAGCATCAGCCCGTGCGTGTGACACCACAAATTTTAGATAACGAAGCGTATGGTTTGAAGTCTAATGCGAAGGATTTGATCCACTTTTTAGATATTAATATGCAATTAGCCGACGTGGCAAAACCGTGGCAAGAGGCGGTAGAAGATACGCATACAGGCATGTATATGACGGATTCTTTTGTGCAAGATTTGATGTGGGAAAGTTACCCGTGGCCAGTTTCACTCACTCAGTTACAACAAGGTAATCGTGATGATATGGCACTGAAACCGCAAAAAGTGGATGCCATTCAGCCACCAATGCCACCAGAATCCCGCGCACTGTATAACAAAACTGGCTCCACTGGCGGATTTGCTACCTACGCGGTCTTTATCCCCGAGGAAAAAATCGCCGTGGTGCTGCTCTCCAACCAATGGTACCCAATCCCCGAGCGCATCAACACCGCCTACCAGCTAATCGAAAAAGTGAAGCACTAG
- a CDS encoding fimbrial protein, giving the protein MKKNTLLFLFLSAAGIPLFAYSTSTVKLNFTGNIKAATCSLSAGNNQSVDLTTIPLDTFYSGTKASTWKPFTIELKNCSSFINSVKLTFSGSADSADVASLYKNSGTATNIAIQLQNGAGTTSLGNNKVLTVPTNGKALVSIPLRTRAYSSLGNGTAGTLSTNITATITYL; this is encoded by the coding sequence ATGAAAAAAAACACATTGCTTTTTTTATTCCTAAGTGCGGCAGGGATACCTTTATTTGCCTATTCAACAAGTACCGTTAAATTGAATTTTACAGGTAATATTAAGGCTGCAACTTGCAGTTTATCCGCAGGAAATAATCAGAGTGTCGACCTCACTACAATTCCTTTAGATACTTTTTATAGTGGAACTAAAGCATCAACCTGGAAGCCTTTCACTATCGAATTAAAAAACTGCTCCTCATTTATTAATAGCGTGAAGCTAACTTTTTCAGGAAGCGCAGATAGCGCCGATGTCGCGAGTTTATATAAGAATAGCGGCACCGCCACCAATATTGCCATTCAGTTGCAAAACGGAGCAGGAACAACATCATTGGGCAATAACAAAGTACTAACTGTTCCCACTAATGGAAAAGCACTAGTGAGCATTCCTCTGCGCACACGGGCATATTCTTCTCTCGGGAATGGTACAGCGGGCACCTTATCAACCAATATTACAGCCACTATCACCTACTTATAA
- a CDS encoding fimbrial protein → MKRILISLLGLLALPTMAESVNIYVHGNVVIMPCKIENTSYNVTLGKINRWNYRNPAQSPWVDFSIKLIDCPVSTKNAKFSVSGTPDSTNNNYFVNTGSSTGSLLHLAQKSNKSTLKNGSTVDIIINSATKSAEIPLSARIVSLQPMFTLGDFKSHLEFTLIYP, encoded by the coding sequence ATGAAAAGAATATTAATCAGTCTACTTGGGCTGTTAGCCCTACCCACCATGGCAGAAAGTGTCAATATATACGTTCATGGCAATGTAGTGATTATGCCCTGCAAAATAGAGAATACCAGCTATAACGTGACGTTAGGTAAAATAAATCGCTGGAATTATCGCAACCCTGCGCAAAGCCCATGGGTGGATTTTTCTATCAAACTCATTGATTGCCCAGTATCAACTAAGAATGCCAAATTCAGTGTTAGCGGTACTCCTGATAGCACTAATAATAACTATTTTGTGAATACTGGCAGTTCTACGGGCAGCCTGCTTCATTTAGCACAAAAAAGCAATAAATCTACTCTAAAAAATGGCAGTACTGTAGATATTATTATTAACAGCGCTACAAAAAGTGCTGAAATTCCATTATCTGCAAGAATAGTTAGCCTTCAACCAATGTTTACATTAGGAGACTTTAAGAGCCATTTAGAATTCACATTAATATATCCATGA
- a CDS encoding fimbrial protein: MNKTVYKLALLLGCLFFYSYTSYAECLKGTYTANHNIRDKTIYVQYDNTLANNYVLDKQYIEAFTSDYYFSMEYESDCGGYLDLYYVNSWTANSSKIVATNIPGVGVRIKFNNPSVPDYIPTKSATVSTSWRLPGPVGWEVEVLKTGVIANSGTIRSGQIANLTQYNTKTNNRFLGATLSFASNYRIAVVSCSLKNNQSTYNINMNDWYDTQFPNIGSFSTPVNIPIALTCAAGTNIKVTVTSDTIDNAANGRLGLVGTNSAKGIAIQLLNNAGTPIVLNQKFTQQNGVTQTDYIFGWKARYIKTASTVTPGTANANATVNIRYE, encoded by the coding sequence ATGAATAAAACAGTATACAAATTAGCTTTATTATTAGGGTGTCTATTTTTTTATTCTTATACATCCTATGCAGAATGCCTTAAAGGTACTTATACTGCTAATCATAACATACGTGATAAGACTATTTATGTGCAGTATGACAATACACTTGCTAACAATTATGTTTTAGACAAACAATATATTGAAGCATTTACCAGTGATTATTATTTCTCAATGGAATATGAAAGTGACTGCGGTGGATATTTAGACCTTTACTATGTCAACAGTTGGACGGCTAACTCAAGTAAAATTGTTGCTACCAATATTCCAGGAGTGGGGGTCAGAATTAAATTTAATAACCCTAGCGTACCGGATTATATTCCTACAAAATCAGCGACAGTATCAACTTCTTGGCGTTTACCTGGTCCTGTAGGCTGGGAGGTTGAGGTATTAAAAACAGGGGTAATTGCCAACTCCGGTACGATTAGAAGTGGTCAAATTGCAAATTTGACACAATATAATACGAAAACAAATAATCGTTTTTTAGGCGCGACACTGAGTTTTGCCAGTAATTATCGTATTGCCGTAGTGAGTTGCTCGTTGAAGAATAACCAATCAACTTACAATATTAATATGAATGACTGGTATGATACACAGTTTCCTAATATAGGTTCTTTTAGTACACCTGTAAATATTCCGATCGCTTTAACGTGTGCAGCAGGTACAAATATTAAAGTTACCGTCACTTCAGATACCATCGATAATGCTGCAAATGGGCGATTAGGTTTAGTCGGTACAAATAGTGCTAAAGGTATTGCAATCCAATTATTAAATAATGCTGGAACACCTATTGTATTAAATCAGAAATTTACCCAACAAAATGGGGTTACCCAAACTGATTATATTTTCGGTTGGAAAGCCCGTTATATTAAAACCGCAAGCACAGTTACGCCGGGTACAGCCAATGCCAATGCGACGGTTAATATTCGTTATGAATAG
- a CDS encoding helix-turn-helix domain-containing protein, giving the protein MEKIISKSVGLKIRALRDIHGMSGKKLSELMGFSQQHLSRYENGEVNIHVDTLYQFSLIFSVDPIYFFTEFNKANDKQTRQDSKKSYYAAESIIF; this is encoded by the coding sequence ATGGAGAAAATAATATCAAAATCTGTCGGTCTAAAAATAAGGGCGCTGAGAGATATTCATGGAATGAGTGGTAAAAAGCTCAGTGAGCTGATGGGGTTCAGCCAGCAGCACTTATCACGCTATGAAAACGGTGAAGTCAATATACATGTAGATACACTCTACCAATTCTCATTAATTTTCTCCGTAGACCCAATTTATTTTTTTACTGAGTTCAATAAGGCTAATGATAAGCAAACTAGACAAGACAGTAAGAAAAGTTATTATGCGGCCGAATCAATAATTTTCTAA